The proteins below come from a single Rickettsiales bacterium genomic window:
- the pal gene encoding peptidoglycan-associated lipoprotein Pal, with protein sequence MKLSIKLLAALSAVALLAACESGPKAGGDASGNGSEMGAGSSSSMGYLDGDKHQVSDRVFFAFDSSVVDSDGQTTLQKQADYLKAHSGMNVTIEGHCDERGTREYNLALGERRANAAKNYLVSLGVSASRIQTISYGKERPAVIGDDESAWSQNRRAVTVKTAQ encoded by the coding sequence ATGAAACTTTCTATTAAATTACTTGCGGCTCTTTCCGCTGTGGCCCTGCTCGCTGCGTGCGAATCCGGTCCGAAAGCTGGCGGCGACGCTTCCGGCAATGGCAGCGAAATGGGCGCTGGCAGCTCCAGCAGCATGGGCTACCTGGATGGCGACAAGCACCAGGTTAGCGATCGCGTATTCTTCGCTTTCGACAGCTCCGTAGTTGATTCCGACGGCCAGACCACCCTGCAGAAGCAGGCTGATTACCTGAAAGCTCACTCCGGCATGAACGTGACCATCGAAGGTCATTGCGACGAACGTGGCACCCGCGAATACAACCTCGCTCTGGGTGAACGCCGTGCAAACGCTGCGAAGAACTACCTCGTTAGCCTCGGCGTAAGCGCTAGCCGTATCCAGACGATCTCCTACGGCAAAGAACGTCCCGCTGTTATCGGCGATGACGAATCCGCTTGGAGCCAGAACCGCCGCGCTGTAACGGTTAAGACCGCTCAGTAA
- the ybgF gene encoding tol-pal system protein YbgF encodes MNISRLAVTSILSASFLLWAPAAIHAEDDSESSADVNVARLQVKISQLEEEIRGLQGRVEQVSFENKQLKTQMEKQNKDNQFRFDALEKNQQQAQQQPQNTPNPSDGPVQDSGQLKPVETSGGEASSVNVPEFGTSRELYNYSYQLLNQSKYAESGAGFNAFTKRYPKDPLIGNAYYWEGETYYVQKDYVHAADDFRRGYEAMPTGPKAPDNLLRLAMSLNVMKKDREACVILKQIVVKFGHSSTNMKHRAEQEMTSIGCNKQ; translated from the coding sequence ATGAACATTTCACGCCTTGCCGTTACCTCGATTCTCTCCGCCTCTTTTCTGCTTTGGGCACCGGCGGCAATCCACGCTGAGGACGATTCCGAATCCAGTGCCGACGTCAACGTCGCAAGACTCCAGGTCAAAATATCCCAGCTGGAAGAGGAAATCCGCGGCCTGCAAGGCAGGGTCGAACAGGTATCGTTCGAGAATAAGCAGCTCAAGACCCAGATGGAAAAGCAGAACAAGGACAACCAGTTCCGTTTCGATGCGCTGGAAAAGAACCAGCAGCAGGCTCAACAGCAGCCTCAGAATACGCCAAACCCTTCGGACGGCCCGGTGCAGGATTCGGGCCAGCTTAAGCCCGTGGAAACTTCCGGCGGCGAAGCTTCCTCTGTCAATGTGCCGGAATTCGGCACGTCACGCGAACTTTACAACTATTCCTACCAGTTGCTGAACCAGAGCAAATACGCTGAATCCGGCGCAGGATTCAATGCGTTCACCAAACGCTACCCGAAAGACCCGCTGATCGGTAACGCTTACTATTGGGAAGGTGAAACCTATTACGTGCAGAAGGATTATGTGCACGCCGCCGACGATTTCCGCCGCGGCTACGAAGCCATGCCGACCGGCCCGAAAGCCCCGGATAACCTGCTGCGCCTGGCCATGTCGCTCAACGTCATGAAGAAAGACCGCGAAGCCTGCGTGATCCTGAAGCAGATCGTCGTGAAATTCGGCCATAGCTCCACGAACATGAAGCACCGCGCCGAACAGGAAATGACTTCTATCGGCTGTAACAAACAGTAA
- the murJ gene encoding murein biosynthesis integral membrane protein MurJ: MSLVRASATIGSLTLVSRIFGFVRDMMIASMLGAGIMSDAFIVAFKLPNFMRRLFAEGAFNSAFLPLYAGTVATEGPETARTLVEEIHAVLVSILFVLCVLAVIFMPQVMYVLAPGFDKDPQKYELAVTLTRITFPYILFISLVSLQGGLLNSIDKFAAVAATPIIMNVCFIIAMLIFTPFTPTAAHALAIGVIFSGVTQYWWLQYYCRKAGVAPRMIMPRMTGNVKKLFSLIGPAALGSSVAQINLLIDTQIGTLIPKAPSFLYYADRISELPLGVIGIAVSTALLPMLSRQIRTGDIAHALHTQNRALELAFLFGIPAAVALMVIPEPIIAVIYQRGAFSAQDTIATFHTLIAYACGLPAFLMVKVFASTFYANQDTKTPVKIAIICVFINLFFNLTLMGPMQYVGLALSTSIAGWVNAFALGYQLHKRSLFVADTMFKFRMSRLILAAILMGGALLPAQHLLMAYFTGKLVVKVCALTGLIAVGGGVYGGMLLVLKVLNPAQLREYFKRR, from the coding sequence ATGTCTCTGGTTCGCGCTTCCGCTACAATCGGCTCCCTGACCCTCGTTTCCCGTATATTTGGCTTTGTTCGCGACATGATGATCGCGTCGATGCTGGGGGCGGGTATTATGTCGGACGCATTCATTGTCGCATTCAAGCTTCCCAATTTCATGCGCAGGCTGTTTGCCGAAGGGGCTTTTAATTCTGCATTCCTGCCGCTTTATGCGGGAACGGTGGCGACGGAAGGGCCGGAAACGGCGCGTACGCTTGTGGAGGAAATCCATGCGGTGCTGGTTTCGATATTGTTCGTTCTGTGCGTGCTGGCGGTGATCTTCATGCCGCAGGTGATGTATGTGCTCGCGCCAGGATTCGATAAAGATCCGCAGAAATATGAACTGGCGGTGACGCTCACGCGCATTACATTCCCCTATATTCTGTTCATTTCGCTGGTTTCGTTGCAGGGAGGGCTGCTCAATAGCATCGATAAATTTGCGGCTGTGGCGGCGACGCCCATCATCATGAATGTCTGCTTTATTATTGCGATGCTGATATTCACTCCCTTTACGCCCACGGCGGCGCATGCGCTGGCAATCGGCGTGATTTTCTCCGGTGTGACGCAATATTGGTGGCTGCAATATTACTGCCGCAAGGCTGGCGTTGCGCCGCGCATGATCATGCCGCGCATGACGGGCAATGTGAAGAAGCTGTTCTCTCTCATCGGCCCGGCGGCGCTGGGTTCCAGCGTGGCGCAGATCAATCTGCTTATCGACACGCAGATCGGCACGCTGATTCCGAAAGCGCCATCTTTTCTCTATTACGCGGACCGTATCAGTGAATTGCCGCTGGGCGTGATCGGTATTGCCGTTTCCACGGCGTTGCTGCCGATGCTTTCGCGCCAGATCCGCACCGGTGACATCGCCCATGCACTGCACACGCAGAACCGGGCGCTGGAGCTGGCTTTCCTGTTCGGTATCCCGGCTGCGGTCGCGTTAATGGTCATTCCAGAGCCAATTATTGCCGTTATTTACCAGCGCGGCGCGTTCAGTGCACAGGATACAATCGCGACATTCCACACGCTCATTGCTTATGCGTGCGGCCTGCCGGCATTCCTGATGGTCAAGGTTTTTGCGTCCACCTTCTATGCCAATCAGGATACGAAAACGCCGGTAAAAATCGCCATTATCTGCGTGTTCATTAACCTGTTCTTCAATCTCACGCTTATGGGGCCGATGCAATATGTCGGCCTAGCGTTGTCCACCTCCATTGCGGGGTGGGTGAATGCGTTCGCGTTGGGGTACCAATTGCATAAGCGTTCGCTGTTCGTGGCCGATACGATGTTTAAGTTCCGCATGAGCCGCCTTATTCTCGCTGCTATATTAATGGGAGGAGCGCTGTTACCTGCCCAGCATCTGCTGATGGCGTATTTCACCGGCAAACTCGTCGTTAAAGTATGCGCTCTAACCGGACTGATTGCAGTGGGCGGCGGCGTGTATGGCGGTATGCTGCTGGTGTTAAAGGTGCTGAATCCTGCCCAGCTGCGTGAGTACTTTAAAAGACGCTAA
- a CDS encoding accessory factor UbiK family protein, giving the protein MQKDSRIFDDFAKLASGAVGTFSDIKQEIEAAVMDKMEKLLHRMQLVKREEFEVVRLMAEKARAEQERLEERIHRLEKRFEKGGCSE; this is encoded by the coding sequence ATGCAAAAAGATTCCAGAATTTTTGACGATTTTGCCAAGCTTGCTTCCGGCGCTGTGGGCACATTTTCCGATATAAAACAGGAAATTGAAGCGGCAGTTATGGACAAGATGGAAAAATTGCTGCACCGCATGCAACTGGTCAAACGCGAAGAATTTGAAGTCGTGCGTCTGATGGCAGAAAAAGCGCGTGCAGAGCAGGAGCGGCTGGAAGAAAGAATTCACCGGCTGGAAAAGCGCTTCGAAAAAGGCGGCTGCTCTGAGTAA
- the phaZ gene encoding polyhydroxyalkanoate depolymerase, translating into MMMTFENTPLYQLREWHVAGVSPLNFFAHFGKALYRSPLFPMSYTHAGRHAAAASELIERVTRQYGKPEFGITHTEINGKKVAVHEEYVAQKTFCNLIHFVRDTKVQSPKLLIVAPMSGHHATLLRGTVEAMLPHADVYITDWLDARNVPLYEGRFDMEDHLSYTIEFMRQLAPDLHVMAVCQPSVSVFAAAAIMNAQKDPLSPRSITLIGGPIDTRENPTEVCKLAKKHNLSWFESNLITRVPINHTGFMRRVYPGFMQLMSFLSLNLERHIDSHMQFFNHLVQGDGESAEVHRKFYDEYLSVIDLPAEFYLQSVDIVFQRHLLPKGEMTYKGDIINPAAINKTAMLCLEGSLDDISGPGQTRVAMDLTKGLAASKKKYHLEEGVGHYGIFNGRKFRNNVLPIIVDFMKEQGK; encoded by the coding sequence ATGATGATGACGTTTGAAAATACTCCGTTATACCAGTTACGCGAATGGCATGTAGCCGGGGTCAGTCCACTGAATTTCTTTGCGCATTTCGGCAAGGCGCTGTATCGCAGCCCGTTATTTCCCATGAGCTATACGCATGCGGGGCGCCATGCTGCCGCTGCTTCCGAGCTGATCGAGCGCGTGACGCGCCAATACGGCAAGCCGGAATTCGGCATTACCCATACCGAGATTAACGGCAAGAAAGTGGCCGTTCATGAGGAATATGTAGCGCAGAAAACTTTCTGCAACCTGATCCATTTCGTGCGTGACACGAAAGTGCAAAGCCCGAAACTGCTGATCGTTGCGCCGATGTCGGGACACCATGCGACGCTCTTACGCGGTACGGTGGAAGCCATGCTGCCGCACGCGGATGTCTATATTACGGACTGGCTGGATGCGCGCAATGTGCCGCTCTATGAAGGCCGCTTCGACATGGAAGACCATCTCTCTTATACGATCGAATTCATGCGCCAGCTTGCGCCCGATCTGCATGTAATGGCGGTGTGCCAGCCTTCCGTTTCGGTATTTGCCGCGGCCGCTATCATGAATGCGCAGAAGGACCCGCTTTCCCCGCGTTCGATCACGTTGATCGGCGGACCGATCGACACGCGTGAGAACCCCACGGAAGTCTGTAAACTGGCCAAGAAACATAATTTGAGCTGGTTTGAATCCAATCTGATTACGCGTGTGCCCATTAACCATACGGGCTTTATGCGTCGCGTTTATCCGGGCTTCATGCAGCTGATGAGCTTTCTGTCGCTGAATCTGGAGCGCCATATCGATTCGCACATGCAGTTCTTCAATCACCTTGTGCAGGGGGACGGCGAAAGCGCGGAAGTGCACCGCAAATTCTATGACGAATATCTCTCTGTGATCGACCTGCCGGCTGAATTCTATCTGCAGTCGGTGGATATCGTGTTCCAGCGCCATCTGCTGCCCAAGGGCGAGATGACGTATAAAGGCGATATCATCAATCCGGCAGCCATCAACAAAACAGCGATGCTGTGTCTGGAAGGTTCGCTTGACGATATTTCCGGTCCGGGCCAGACCCGTGTGGCGATGGATCTCACGAAGGGGCTCGCCGCTTCCAAGAAGAAATACCACCTGGAAGAAGGCGTCGGCCATTACGGCATCTTCAACGGCCGCAAATTCCGCAATAACGTGCTGCCCATCATCGTGGATTTCATGAAAGAGCAGGGTAAGTAA